Proteins encoded in a region of the Halococcus agarilyticus genome:
- a CDS encoding tyrosine-type recombinase/integrase: MTVKGPIDPRNEVERFLSDEEDDVVHDTLINHQYRLERFLEWCEETGFDDLTELTGRKANDYRRHRKKNSGIALVTLSNQLKTFRVFVKYCEDNDSVPIGVSDQIQIPSVEPEDEKADDRDLDPERADRILDYLNKYEYASLDHVLFALLSDMGCRIGAIHSIDVDDLKYRDDGRMYVELEHRPDTDTKLKRQRKGERNVILGIQVENIQKVVEDYLDDCRTDVEDEHGRKPLITTQNGRMVKGTMRNRMYGITHSKRLGEECDHTEDGKDCPFTAYRERQKCPETHSPHSARHAFVSRMRAYDDLPDDILGDRIDMTVDTMERYYDERDESERMDQRERIMNKALSDD, encoded by the coding sequence ATGACAGTCAAAGGACCGATAGATCCACGTAACGAGGTCGAACGATTCCTCTCAGACGAGGAAGATGATGTCGTTCACGATACCTTAATCAACCACCAGTACCGATTGGAGCGATTTCTGGAGTGGTGTGAAGAAACTGGTTTCGATGACCTCACTGAGCTGACTGGTCGGAAGGCAAACGACTATCGTCGCCACCGAAAGAAGAACAGTGGGATCGCACTGGTAACGTTATCAAACCAGCTGAAGACGTTCCGCGTGTTCGTGAAATACTGCGAAGACAACGATTCCGTGCCGATCGGTGTGTCTGACCAGATCCAGATCCCATCAGTCGAACCAGAAGACGAGAAGGCGGACGACAGAGACCTTGATCCGGAACGAGCGGATCGTATCCTGGATTACTTGAACAAATACGAGTACGCGAGCCTCGATCACGTCCTGTTCGCGCTTCTGAGCGACATGGGATGCCGGATCGGCGCGATCCACAGCATCGACGTAGACGACCTCAAATACCGTGATGACGGTAGGATGTACGTCGAACTGGAGCACCGACCAGACACAGATACGAAGCTCAAACGCCAGCGGAAGGGCGAGAGGAACGTCATACTCGGTATCCAGGTTGAAAACATACAGAAGGTCGTGGAGGACTACTTGGACGACTGTCGCACCGATGTGGAGGACGAGCACGGCAGAAAACCGTTGATTACCACCCAAAACGGCAGGATGGTTAAGGGAACAATGCGTAATCGGATGTACGGTATCACGCATTCGAAACGACTTGGTGAGGAATGCGACCACACCGAAGACGGCAAGGACTGTCCGTTCACTGCCTACAGAGAACGGCAGAAGTGTCCTGAAACTCATTCACCGCATTCGGCAAGACACGCGTTCGTGAGTCGAATGAGGGCCTATGACGACCTACCAGATGACATTCTGGGCGATAGGATCGACATGACGGTAGACACGATGGAGAGGTACTACGACGAGCGTGACGAGTCTGAACGGATGGACCAGCGCGAGCGAATCATGAACAAGGCCTTGAGCGACGACTAA
- a CDS encoding HNH endonuclease, which yields MDHHTHEQVFKSALRAVPIYPEEVQDRPEDAYLPENVIVLCARHCGLLESNLTSPLELLGYAGSDTQLPPETLPETRQYEDQSYTKGTSEHAQGRQYALDRDDWTCRCCGMNRREHQALHNESIHTHHMAPLHSFDGDEEQFHSPFNLITVCQDCHSILEWYFPSVDSQVEFCSRNEGEPLLVDVIEFVEQKLGVPHEDRLHAQIIERYDSRQATFDSNVGSGF from the coding sequence ATGGACCATCACACACACGAACAGGTATTCAAGTCGGCGCTGAGGGCGGTTCCCATCTACCCGGAAGAAGTTCAAGACCGCCCTGAAGACGCCTACTTGCCGGAGAACGTCATAGTACTGTGTGCCCGGCACTGTGGACTCCTGGAGTCGAACCTTACCAGTCCTCTTGAACTACTGGGTTACGCTGGCAGTGATACTCAGCTTCCGCCAGAGACGTTGCCCGAGACTCGGCAGTACGAGGATCAATCGTACACTAAGGGAACCTCTGAGCACGCTCAAGGTCGTCAGTACGCGCTTGATCGAGACGACTGGACGTGCCGGTGCTGCGGGATGAACCGACGAGAGCATCAGGCACTACACAACGAGTCGATCCATACACATCACATGGCCCCGTTACACTCGTTCGACGGTGATGAGGAACAGTTCCATAGTCCGTTCAACCTTATCACGGTGTGCCAGGACTGCCATTCGATTCTGGAATGGTACTTTCCGTCGGTGGACTCCCAGGTAGAGTTCTGCTCCCGGAACGAGGGTGAACCTCTACTGGTGGACGTGATTGAGTTCGTGGAACAGAAGCTCGGTGTTCCACACGAAGACAGGCTTCACGCACAGATTATTGAGCGGTACGACAGTCGGCAGGCTACCTTCGACTCGAACGTCGGTTCCGGATTCTGA
- a CDS encoding GNAT family N-acetyltransferase, whose amino-acid sequence MSVDVTKRVVEAGSDEHVDDAWELKERIRREDDVLKQRRGFFTNAYRRATVHLLFAGVRGGGRGSEADDLIGFAAVRRDGYVLFLAVDPTHRGEGFGRQLMATVADEHDAVTCHARATNEAAIDFYEHIGFEIKRRIDNYYEDGGAAYYLKLGGGGLTDRLSSFMRR is encoded by the coding sequence GTGAGCGTCGATGTCACGAAACGCGTCGTCGAGGCGGGCAGCGACGAGCACGTCGACGACGCGTGGGAGCTGAAGGAGCGCATCCGCCGCGAGGACGACGTGCTCAAGCAGCGCCGCGGCTTTTTCACTAACGCCTACCGCCGGGCGACCGTTCACCTTCTGTTCGCGGGCGTCCGCGGCGGTGGACGCGGCTCGGAGGCCGATGATCTCATCGGGTTCGCCGCCGTCCGGCGCGACGGCTACGTGCTCTTCCTCGCGGTCGATCCCACCCATCGCGGCGAGGGGTTCGGCCGACAGCTCATGGCGACCGTCGCCGACGAACACGACGCCGTGACCTGTCACGCCCGCGCGACCAACGAGGCTGCCATCGACTTCTACGAACACATCGGCTTCGAGATCAAACGCCGCATCGACAACTACTACGAGGACGGCGGTGCGGCGTACTACCTCAAACTCGGTGGCGGCGGCCTCACCGATCGGCTTTCGTCGTTCATGCGGCGCTGA